The Bacteroides acidifaciens genome includes a region encoding these proteins:
- a CDS encoding NUDIX hydrolase: MEEKNKVWTTVSSKYLFRRPWLTVRCEDMLLPNGNHIPEYYILEYPDWVNTIAITKEGKFVFVRQYRPGIQRTCYELCAGVCEKEDASPLVSAQRELWEETGYGKGNWQEYMVISANPSTHTNLTHCFLATDVELIDHQHLEATGDISVHLLTLEEVKSLLENNEIMQSLNAAPLWKYMANL, from the coding sequence ATGGAAGAAAAGAATAAGGTCTGGACAACGGTGAGCAGCAAGTACCTGTTCCGCCGTCCGTGGCTGACTGTACGCTGCGAAGATATGTTGCTCCCGAACGGAAACCATATCCCTGAATATTACATTTTGGAGTATCCCGACTGGGTGAATACGATTGCTATAACGAAAGAAGGCAAATTTGTCTTTGTCCGTCAGTACCGCCCGGGAATCCAGCGGACTTGTTATGAACTTTGTGCCGGTGTCTGTGAAAAAGAAGATGCCTCGCCGTTAGTATCCGCCCAGCGTGAACTGTGGGAAGAAACGGGCTATGGCAAAGGGAACTGGCAGGAATATATGGTGATTTCCGCCAATCCGAGTACCCACACTAATCTGACTCATTGTTTTCTTGCCACTGATGTGGAACTGATAGACCACCAGCATTTGGAAGCTACCGGAGATATTTCCGTTCATTTGCTCACTTTGGAAGAGGTTAAGAGCTTGCTTGAAAATAATGAAATCATGCAGTCGCTGAATGCCGCTCCGCTTTGGAAATATATGGCTAACCTATAA
- a CDS encoding WYL domain-containing protein, whose protein sequence is MAKDLFNKYIWLVDTIYRVGKITFEEINKRWVCTEMSGGEEIPLRTFHNHRKAIEELFDINIECNKRGGYYYYIENQENIEKGGVRNWLLNAFAVNNLINESHRLKQRILFEEIPSGRQYLASVIEAMRDSLIIELTYWSFWRDKPHTFFIEPYCVKVFKQRWYVIGYAPHYNAIRTYALERIQDLKITDKVFTYPQDFDPQFYFSTSFGIIVDESCKIERIEIKTFGNKTKYIRSLPLHISQQEVENTTEYSVFEYRLRPTYDFCQELLSHGSDLEVLSPQWLREQMKNVIKDMELFYE, encoded by the coding sequence ATGGCAAAAGATTTATTTAATAAATATATTTGGTTGGTGGATACTATCTATAGAGTAGGAAAAATTACGTTTGAAGAAATAAATAAGAGGTGGGTGTGTACTGAGATGAGCGGTGGAGAGGAAATTCCTCTTCGCACTTTTCATAATCACAGAAAAGCTATAGAAGAACTATTTGATATAAATATAGAATGCAATAAGCGTGGTGGCTATTATTATTATATTGAGAATCAAGAGAACATTGAAAAAGGCGGGGTACGTAATTGGTTATTGAATGCATTTGCGGTAAATAATCTGATCAATGAAAGTCATAGGCTTAAACAACGTATTTTGTTTGAAGAAATACCCTCTGGAAGACAATATTTAGCTTCCGTTATTGAAGCGATGCGGGACAGCCTTATAATTGAGTTAACTTATTGGAGTTTTTGGCGTGATAAACCACATACTTTTTTTATAGAACCTTATTGTGTAAAGGTGTTTAAGCAAAGATGGTATGTCATAGGGTATGCTCCTCATTATAATGCAATACGTACTTATGCATTAGAGCGTATTCAGGATTTAAAAATTACAGATAAAGTTTTTACTTATCCGCAGGATTTTGATCCTCAATTCTATTTTTCTACAAGTTTTGGTATTATAGTAGATGAATCTTGTAAAATAGAAAGGATAGAAATAAAAACTTTTGGAAACAAGACTAAATATATCCGATCTTTACCATTGCATATCAGTCAACAGGAAGTTGAAAACACAACGGAATATTCTGTTTTTGAATATCGATTACGTCCAACGTATGATTTTTGTCAAGAACTGTTGTCTCACGGAAGTGACTTGGAGGTGCTATCTCCTCAGTGGTTGAGAGAACAAATGAAAAATGTCATAAAGGATATGGAACTGTTTTATGAGTAG
- a CDS encoding VWA domain-containing protein: MRTDKCKEEYDRLYLSIVDRREYSVKEYLTEVSDSIPVYISENTSSMEVLEIYLQESLKDKHDLTIFAREENYFRQCMQMDFSLFIKKWGVLCKALKKTYQVDNSFLSYFSMKLEAKDKYAQGELLLWWKKRLARKQLAYWINLLDYYRNKFQKLIYAAIKQERSSFINKSLWWSLDKGIWRDLDIAIHLKYKLLFEHNNSLQSLADSLGRRKDNKRKEYKSGYTHRITDINTNINTKVDINSIYAGNDLSCVLCHELVLLHRDIDYLFYKKYTSGQLEQWLYRTEGSSLKKRGSVFFGKEKGPVIICVDTSGSMVGSPEFVAKAACYGVIHAALQEKREVFIVAFSINIKCIELIDWVKDKYKIEKFLSHSFYGGTRMDSALRQTMDLLNMNCYQQADVLLISDFVMPRLPLKFVKDIKKCQEQKTVFHSLQIGGYVNYDIMQLMNNRWKYDENSGNIIYIK; the protein is encoded by the coding sequence ATGAGAACTGATAAATGTAAAGAAGAATATGACCGATTGTATTTATCCATAGTTGACCGAAGAGAATATTCAGTAAAAGAGTATTTGACAGAAGTGTCTGACTCTATACCTGTTTATATTAGCGAAAATACTTCTTCAATGGAAGTATTGGAAATATATCTACAAGAATCTTTAAAGGATAAACATGATTTGACGATATTCGCTCGTGAAGAAAATTATTTTCGTCAATGTATGCAGATGGATTTTTCTTTGTTTATAAAAAAGTGGGGGGTGTTATGTAAGGCTCTAAAAAAGACTTATCAAGTGGATAATAGTTTCTTGTCCTATTTCAGTATGAAACTAGAGGCAAAGGATAAGTATGCTCAAGGGGAATTGTTACTATGGTGGAAAAAGAGATTGGCGAGAAAACAATTGGCTTATTGGATAAATCTGTTGGATTACTATAGAAATAAATTCCAAAAACTGATATATGCTGCAATAAAACAGGAACGTAGTTCTTTTATAAATAAAAGTCTTTGGTGGAGTCTTGATAAGGGAATATGGAGAGATTTGGATATTGCTATTCATTTGAAATATAAATTATTATTTGAACATAATAATTCACTTCAAAGTCTGGCAGACTCATTAGGAAGAAGGAAGGATAACAAACGAAAGGAATATAAATCGGGATATACACACAGAATAACCGATATTAATACCAATATTAATACCAAGGTTGACATTAATAGTATTTATGCGGGTAATGATTTAAGCTGTGTTTTATGCCATGAACTTGTATTATTACATCGGGACATTGATTATTTATTTTATAAGAAATACACTTCAGGTCAATTGGAACAGTGGCTATATAGAACTGAGGGATCGTCCTTAAAAAAGAGGGGAAGTGTATTTTTTGGGAAAGAAAAGGGACCTGTTATTATCTGTGTTGATACGAGTGGATCTATGGTTGGTTCTCCTGAATTTGTTGCTAAAGCAGCATGTTATGGAGTTATTCATGCGGCTTTGCAAGAAAAAAGAGAAGTATTTATTGTTGCTTTTTCTATAAATATAAAATGCATTGAACTGATAGATTGGGTGAAAGATAAATATAAGATTGAGAAGTTTTTGTCTCATTCGTTTTATGGAGGAACGCGGATGGACTCTGCTTTACGACAGACAATGGATTTATTAAATATGAATTGTTATCAACAAGCAGATGTCTTGTTGATTTCAGATTTTGTCATGCCTAGGTTGCCTTTGAAGTTTGTGAAGGATATAAAGAAATGTCAGGAACAAAAAACGGTATTTCATAGTCTTCAGATAGGCGGCTATGTTAATTACGACATTATGCAGTTGATGAATAATAGGTGGAAATATGATGAAAATAGTGGAAATATTATTTATATTAAGTGA
- a CDS encoding AAA family ATPase, protein MRTYKQTILELIDDISVGTYERRQVLLLSMLCAFAGESIFLFGAPGVAKSMIAKRIKLLFYNATAFEYLMSRFSTPDEIFGPVSIQKLKDEDKYERMVDGYLPTADIVFLDEIWKAGSSIQNALLTVLNEKVFRNGDKEIRLPVKLIIAASNELPAEGEGLDALWDRFLVRCVVENIQDKNLFYEMITSVQDDNCRISIVNPFTETVYSQWQKNCLEIGVNSIIKNIIDRIRDKITERNQTNVESETLYISDRRWKKSIHLMRTCALLNNRQKIDFTDCFLLEYILWNDNSQISFVKDMVKKSITEGLLQPYAELYQNYKKEINEFHTEIKNIIKKKGGPMPNSLIIVSGLFYKINAVESQQILIPISLYNKLSGQNEQAKLHQNGPYCQLALVSNYDYRVLPDVLVRKGENGCLIINEREYPLERYDSLPVINRFATRNYKILLEKRKELDELKKKLIHDIEQWNEDIADNIFKDQDWVLLGEKELVTLMGELSATIFELGHEN, encoded by the coding sequence ATGAGGACATATAAACAAACTATATTGGAATTAATAGATGACATATCTGTTGGTACATATGAACGCCGTCAGGTACTTTTATTATCTATGCTTTGTGCCTTTGCTGGTGAAAGTATCTTCTTGTTCGGTGCGCCTGGAGTCGCTAAAAGCATGATTGCCAAACGTATAAAACTGTTATTCTATAATGCAACAGCATTTGAATATTTGATGAGTCGATTTAGTACTCCTGATGAGATATTTGGTCCTGTATCTATTCAGAAACTGAAAGACGAAGATAAATATGAACGGATGGTAGATGGCTATCTTCCTACTGCCGATATTGTCTTTTTGGATGAAATCTGGAAAGCTGGTTCTTCAATACAAAATGCTCTTCTTACAGTATTAAATGAGAAAGTTTTTCGTAATGGAGATAAGGAAATTCGATTACCTGTAAAGTTGATAATTGCTGCGAGTAATGAATTGCCTGCAGAGGGAGAAGGCTTGGATGCGTTATGGGACAGATTTCTTGTCAGATGTGTGGTTGAAAATATACAAGACAAGAATCTCTTTTATGAGATGATAACTTCTGTGCAAGATGATAATTGTCGTATTTCAATTGTAAATCCGTTTACAGAAACTGTTTATTCTCAGTGGCAAAAGAATTGTTTGGAAATTGGGGTAAATTCTATAATTAAAAATATTATAGACAGAATAAGAGATAAAATAACAGAGAGGAATCAAACGAATGTAGAGTCTGAAACTCTATATATATCTGATCGTCGTTGGAAAAAAAGCATCCATTTGATGAGGACATGTGCGCTATTGAACAATCGGCAGAAGATTGATTTTACAGACTGTTTTTTACTGGAGTACATTTTATGGAATGATAATTCACAAATCTCTTTTGTTAAAGATATGGTGAAAAAGTCCATAACAGAGGGGTTGTTGCAGCCCTATGCTGAATTGTACCAGAACTATAAAAAGGAAATAAATGAATTTCATACGGAGATAAAAAATATTATTAAAAAGAAAGGGGGACCAATGCCCAATAGTTTAATAATTGTAAGTGGATTATTTTATAAAATTAATGCTGTGGAATCACAACAAATTCTTATTCCAATTTCACTTTATAATAAGTTGTCCGGGCAAAACGAGCAGGCAAAACTTCATCAAAATGGACCGTATTGTCAACTAGCATTAGTCTCGAATTACGATTATCGTGTTCTACCGGATGTATTGGTCAGAAAAGGGGAAAATGGCTGCTTGATTATTAATGAACGGGAGTATCCTTTGGAACGTTATGATAGTCTACCTGTTATTAATCGTTTTGCAACACGGAATTATAAAATTTTGTTGGAGAAAAGAAAAGAATTAGATGAATTGAAAAAGAAACTGATACATGATATTGAACAATGGAATGAAGATATTGCAGATAATATCTTTAAGGATCAAGATTGGGTTCTGTTAGGAGAAAAAGAGCTTGTAACATTGATGGGAGAACTTTCTGCCACTATTTTTGAGTTAGGACATGAGAACTGA
- a CDS encoding transposase gives MLPKEFPKRESVYYYYRKWSSFDVFDLLFDRLRGHVRVERNQNMKPGVGIIDSQSVKWDNNRSLNGVDGNKKVKGVKRHIVVDKNGFLIAVMVIVANIHDSKVAYLLMRVLKELCSGIKIILADGGYRGELIENVKNKFGYVIQVVISAYKEQGFKPIHKSFTAQL, from the coding sequence ATGCTTCCCAAAGAGTTCCCCAAAAGGGAATCAGTTTATTACTATTACCGGAAATGGTCTTCTTTCGATGTTTTCGATTTGCTTTTTGACAGATTACGTGGTCATGTCCGGGTAGAGCGGAATCAAAACATGAAACCCGGTGTAGGCATAATAGATAGCCAAAGCGTTAAATGGGACAATAACCGGTCTCTGAACGGAGTTGACGGCAATAAAAAAGTGAAAGGCGTCAAACGCCATATTGTTGTAGACAAGAATGGCTTCCTTATTGCAGTGATGGTTATAGTAGCCAATATTCATGACAGTAAGGTGGCTTATCTGCTAATGAGAGTATTGAAAGAACTTTGTTCGGGAATAAAAATCATATTGGCAGACGGAGGATATAGGGGAGAGCTTATTGAGAACGTCAAAAATAAATTCGGTTATGTAATTCAGGTGGTTATTAGCGCATACAAAGAACAGGGATTCAAACCTATTCACAAATCCTTCACGGCTCAGTTGTAA
- a CDS encoding VWA domain-containing protein: protein MQSFNFFENAVYMQILDVYIETGECKKIENGKSDPLYSYLESVMNDPLIKIQVLSDDICAKYFYDTMMSFIVSCLERERFNIQRSQSEQEGMELVLEWSERKKKDGWQALLKHIGGKYQQYGFDKRFYQGEFGKNGKYADESVWEKMVDDWKEAFEQQMKEQQEQYINERDIKKTLHANIKSIPEYLQKNKIEKEEFFQTWGIMGGLWNTYDFERIRKIVSIQKEYPIITKIANQMGRIADEEGSEEVYTGGGFFYQLEHSSKCDIQGITVGNNFNVLLPIELVLYADEDLEDLFTYKYLTNKLQTFQCKSEIIQPFRQLRIKSAKPKGPIIVCLDTSESMMGKPQKIANSLLIRLLEISDRQKRDCFLIAFSISVYPIDVRKERKHLLNFFSNIASGGTDSTQMLGLMFDLLQSKKEYINADVLWISDFKIPLPSSSLQYRMLEYKQAGTHFYGLQIGVIVQNEWMSFFDHIYQIGYIPSRGH from the coding sequence ATGCAATCATTTAACTTTTTTGAGAATGCGGTTTATATGCAGATTCTAGATGTATATATAGAAACTGGAGAATGTAAAAAGATAGAAAACGGAAAGTCTGACCCTTTATATTCTTATCTAGAATCTGTAATGAATGATCCGTTGATAAAAATACAAGTATTAAGTGATGATATTTGTGCAAAATATTTTTATGATACTATGATGTCTTTTATCGTTTCTTGTTTGGAAAGAGAACGGTTTAACATACAGAGAAGTCAATCAGAACAGGAAGGTATGGAGCTTGTTTTAGAATGGTCTGAGAGAAAAAAGAAAGATGGGTGGCAAGCATTATTGAAACATATAGGAGGCAAATACCAGCAATATGGTTTTGATAAACGATTCTATCAAGGGGAATTTGGGAAAAATGGAAAATATGCAGACGAGAGCGTTTGGGAGAAGATGGTTGATGATTGGAAGGAAGCTTTTGAACAACAGATGAAAGAGCAGCAGGAACAATATATAAATGAACGTGATATCAAAAAAACTCTTCATGCGAATATAAAGAGTATTCCGGAATATTTGCAAAAGAATAAAATAGAAAAAGAAGAATTTTTCCAAACTTGGGGGATAATGGGTGGTCTATGGAATACTTATGACTTTGAACGTATACGAAAAATTGTAAGTATTCAAAAAGAGTATCCGATAATTACGAAAATAGCTAATCAAATGGGACGTATTGCGGACGAAGAAGGTAGTGAGGAAGTCTATACTGGCGGAGGTTTCTTTTATCAACTAGAGCATTCATCAAAATGTGATATACAAGGTATTACAGTAGGAAATAATTTCAATGTGTTATTGCCGATAGAGCTAGTGCTATATGCAGATGAGGATTTGGAAGATTTATTTACTTACAAATATTTGACCAATAAACTTCAGACCTTTCAGTGTAAGTCGGAGATAATACAACCTTTTAGACAATTAAGGATAAAATCTGCAAAACCTAAAGGACCTATTATCGTTTGTTTGGATACTTCAGAAAGTATGATGGGAAAACCACAAAAAATAGCAAACTCATTATTGATAAGATTATTAGAGATATCAGACCGACAGAAAAGAGATTGTTTTCTAATTGCATTTTCAATATCTGTTTATCCTATAGATGTTCGAAAAGAAAGGAAACATTTACTTAATTTTTTTTCAAATATAGCTTCTGGAGGTACAGACTCTACTCAAATGCTCGGACTTATGTTTGATTTGTTACAATCTAAAAAAGAGTATATAAACGCAGATGTGTTGTGGATTAGTGATTTTAAAATACCCCTACCTTCTTCAAGTTTACAATATAGAATGTTGGAGTATAAACAAGCGGGAACACATTTTTATGGTTTGCAAATCGGCGTAATAGTACAAAATGAATGGATGTCTTTTTTTGATCATATTTATCAGATAGGTTATATTCCTTCTAGAGGGCATTAG
- a CDS encoding AAA family ATPase, whose protein sequence is MEIKERIKLLLAEMNNGVYEKDTEIGLALLAALAGDSILLLGPPGVAKSMIARRLKNAFVNAKSFEYLMSRFSTPDEIFGPISLSRLKLSDKYERNVKGYLPTADVVFLDEIWKAGPAIQNTLLTVINEKVFRNGDEEIQLPLKLLVAASNELPAQGEGLEALWDRFLIRTVCTCIQQEELFYKMLLNDIEDEHLNFCWRISNEEYLEWKQQIKKIIISSDTLSCITEVRRRLKKVDVGEEGGRSVYVSDRRWKCIIKMLKASAFMHGRTETLILDLLPIYHCLWNEPCEYDSVQTIVIQSLFLQIKEKLSFIVLALKADLKVCRVHEALKNVSTKDDHRGQPLRIVDHFYYQVAEHGTGNTYIFISDYINLPDYKKVVGHGNAPVQGILYRDPQNPQRMTIRAYSNSLNRYKGELVTLYRDDKGLYINGVRFPIIQLKKGEKQQFGVGNIAAVSKCNYEVELETISMQLENLVSQISGNLFVSQKDNIKIKECFLAINKEITLAHVDVQKLQYAII, encoded by the coding sequence ATGGAAATAAAAGAACGTATAAAGTTGTTGTTGGCTGAAATGAATAATGGTGTGTACGAAAAGGATACAGAAATAGGGTTAGCCTTATTGGCTGCCCTTGCAGGCGATAGTATATTATTATTAGGACCACCGGGGGTTGCAAAATCAATGATTGCCAGACGATTAAAAAATGCTTTTGTTAATGCGAAGAGTTTTGAATATTTAATGTCGCGTTTCTCTACTCCAGATGAAATCTTTGGACCAATAAGTCTTAGTCGTCTAAAATTGTCTGATAAATATGAACGAAATGTCAAAGGATATTTGCCAACGGCTGATGTCGTTTTTTTAGATGAAATATGGAAGGCTGGACCTGCTATTCAAAATACATTATTGACAGTGATTAATGAAAAAGTATTTCGGAATGGAGATGAAGAAATTCAATTGCCGTTGAAATTATTAGTGGCGGCTAGCAATGAGTTGCCGGCACAAGGTGAGGGACTGGAAGCTTTATGGGATCGTTTCTTAATTCGTACAGTTTGTACCTGTATTCAACAAGAAGAATTGTTTTATAAGATGTTGTTGAACGACATAGAAGACGAACATCTGAATTTTTGCTGGAGAATATCTAATGAGGAATATTTAGAGTGGAAACAACAAATAAAAAAAATTATCATATCCTCGGATACCTTGTCATGCATTACGGAAGTCCGTAGAAGATTGAAAAAAGTTGATGTTGGGGAAGAAGGTGGTAGGAGTGTATATGTGAGTGATCGTCGTTGGAAATGCATAATAAAAATGTTAAAAGCTTCAGCCTTTATGCATGGACGTACTGAAACCTTAATTCTTGATTTGTTGCCAATTTATCATTGCCTGTGGAATGAGCCTTGTGAATATGACAGTGTTCAAACGATTGTTATTCAATCTCTTTTTTTACAGATAAAAGAAAAACTGTCTTTTATTGTATTAGCCTTAAAAGCAGATTTGAAAGTTTGTAGGGTACATGAAGCATTGAAAAATGTCTCTACAAAAGATGATCACAGGGGGCAGCCTTTACGTATAGTTGATCATTTCTATTATCAGGTAGCTGAACATGGTACAGGAAATACTTATATTTTTATATCGGATTATATAAATTTACCAGATTATAAGAAAGTAGTAGGGCATGGTAATGCTCCTGTTCAGGGAATATTATATAGAGATCCCCAAAATCCTCAAAGAATGACTATTCGTGCATATTCAAATAGTTTGAATCGATATAAAGGTGAATTGGTTACTCTCTATCGAGATGATAAAGGATTGTATATAAATGGAGTGCGCTTTCCTATAATACAGCTTAAGAAAGGAGAAAAACAACAATTCGGTGTGGGAAATATAGCTGCAGTTTCAAAATGCAATTATGAAGTAGAGTTAGAAACGATAAGTATGCAGTTGGAAAATCTTGTTAGCCAAATATCTGGAAACCTTTTTGTTTCTCAGAAAGATAATATAAAAATAAAAGAATGTTTCTTGGCTATCAATAAAGAAATAACTTTAGCACATGTAGATGTACAAAAGTTACAATATGCAATCATTTAA